The following are encoded in a window of Limibacter armeniacum genomic DNA:
- the porT gene encoding type IX secretion/gliding motility protein PorT/SprT: MRSTNIWHQFHLHGKKIIGIAVIILMGMMTTSAHAQKSKTYNLIKFDKRKLHYGFQLGLFRSSMKLTYSDFFLNDPDQTFVNVQVVPKGGFSIGFILNVALPNEYLDFRFTPNVSFYERAILFEPTTNPNPGQELPPMATLSTETTVVELPFLLKYKSQRRRNHRVYLVGGLIGGIQVGNKPAETDPDKQFHLQDINVEVAVGLGMDLYMQMFNFAPELRFSHNVLSVYDPSDNIYAKNIEKLVPYKLALIFNFEG, encoded by the coding sequence ATGCGATCCACAAACATTTGGCATCAGTTCCATTTACACGGCAAAAAAATAATTGGCATTGCAGTCATCATCCTTATGGGGATGATGACTACTTCTGCCCATGCCCAAAAATCCAAAACTTATAATCTCATTAAATTTGATAAGCGAAAGCTGCATTACGGTTTTCAATTAGGGCTGTTTAGGTCAAGTATGAAGCTTACCTATTCAGATTTTTTTCTAAACGACCCTGATCAGACTTTCGTAAATGTTCAGGTTGTTCCCAAAGGTGGTTTTTCCATTGGCTTCATTCTGAATGTAGCCTTACCCAATGAGTATCTCGATTTCAGGTTTACTCCTAATGTATCATTTTATGAGCGGGCAATTCTTTTTGAGCCCACAACTAACCCGAACCCTGGACAAGAGTTACCACCTATGGCCACTCTATCAACTGAAACAACAGTTGTGGAACTGCCTTTTCTGTTAAAGTATAAATCACAAAGACGACGAAACCACAGGGTATATCTTGTTGGAGGATTGATTGGAGGAATACAAGTAGGTAACAAGCCTGCTGAAACAGACCCTGACAAACAATTTCATTTGCAGGATATCAATGTTGAAGTTGCTGTAGGGCTTGGAATGGACCTATATATGCAAATGTTTAACTTTGCTCCTGAACTTCGTTTTTCACACAATGTGCTAAGCGTTTATGACCCATCAGATAATATATATGCAAAAAATATTGAAAAGCTTGTCCCGTACAAGCTAGCACTTATCTTCAACTTTGAAGGATAA
- the ubiE gene encoding bifunctional demethylmenaquinone methyltransferase/2-methoxy-6-polyprenyl-1,4-benzoquinol methylase UbiE, giving the protein MTVLPYKENKDGKKEQVAQMFNNISSKYDLLNRMLSVGIDILWRKAAIKKLKNEQPKVILDVATGTGDLAIEALSLKPEKVIGVDISEGMLSYGRKKLQERNLQDKITLHLGDSENLQFEDNTFDAVTVAFGARNFENLEAGLREIQRVLKPGGTLVVLEFSKPEMFPFKQVYNFYFKNILPLIGKMISSDNSAYTYLPESVQEFPYGEKFNQVLRNLGYQSVKCDPQTFGISSIYTAKK; this is encoded by the coding sequence ATGACAGTATTACCTTATAAAGAGAATAAAGACGGCAAAAAGGAGCAAGTAGCTCAGATGTTCAACAACATCTCATCGAAGTATGACCTCCTTAACCGCATGTTAAGTGTTGGTATTGATATACTTTGGAGAAAAGCAGCTATTAAAAAGCTGAAAAATGAACAGCCAAAAGTTATTTTAGACGTTGCTACAGGCACAGGTGATCTTGCTATTGAAGCATTAAGCCTAAAGCCTGAAAAAGTAATTGGTGTCGATATCTCTGAAGGAATGCTTTCATATGGAAGGAAAAAGCTTCAGGAGCGTAACCTGCAAGATAAGATCACGCTTCATCTAGGAGACTCTGAAAACTTGCAGTTTGAAGACAACACTTTTGATGCAGTGACGGTTGCTTTTGGCGCTAGAAACTTTGAAAACCTTGAAGCCGGGCTTCGTGAAATCCAACGTGTCCTGAAACCAGGAGGCACGCTTGTTGTATTGGAGTTTTCTAAGCCCGAAATGTTTCCTTTCAAACAGGTTTACAATTTCTACTTTAAAAACATCCTGCCACTTATTGGTAAGATGATCTCTTCGGACAATTCAGCCTACACCTATTTGCCTGAATCAGTACAGGAATTCCCTTACGGAGAGAAGTTTAATCAGGTATTAAGAAACTTAGGTTATCAATCTGTAAAATGCGATCCACAAACATTTGGCATCAGTTCCATTTACACGGCAAAAAAATAA
- a CDS encoding OmpA family protein: MWAKTLKTAFPSIIILLSLLCYSTNTFAQEKSEDPKKLAKKAKKYVNWAKEFIRVEEYHFAADLLREGLALVPDNEELHYHMGIVYLHSVRENKKNALPHLQKARKSKEPFEKIDYYMGRSFHFSHLLDSALHYYETYLKQIPEDNLDERVKVTRMMHQCRVGQLLMRDSLDVEIFNLGNSINTDRPEIAPVISADEQLLIFTSRRDDSMGEEMDPLYDLPHEDIYVAEKGEDGQWLPPHNIGSHINTAEHDAAIGVSPDARMLFIYKSDENDHSELAGDIYVSYFENGKWGVPKRLPEPINTHHWETHATITADGKSMYFTSNRPTADAQGGKDIYVIRKLPDGSWAAPQNLGAHINTSFDEESPFIHPDGNVLYFSSEGHESMGGYDIFYTEWDEEKQRWSAVKNIGYPINTAFDDIFFSVSADGSRGYFSSIRDNSYGGHDIYMVNIPQSKSTELIVMRGKVTDYITGKPVEASIEVFEKVTNKEVIRINSNANNGYYSLFLKPGFDYGVRIIKDGYLFKSYYLKGQDYKHYLEVEENFALKPLGEFEHEVLQNVFFTEYNDLMVSSEPELNAMASFIKSLDDYIVEIAIHAAPESATDSLVMKFETQARADALIKELERFESFGEEDLIGKGYGLGGDFPLADNNTRLGRARNTRVEYILRKKLPNLTDLDYNTVLLRDRNEDELLGEIPVPIPGQEIKIPYAITFETASNSLGVESQKAIDLIVRMMDRYPEIMVEVGGHTDSVGSADYNLILGRRRARMIAQQIEFKGIENARIKVASYGESKPIESNATPEGRKKNRRITFKALETPFSEAKAQEQ, encoded by the coding sequence ATGTGGGCAAAGACACTAAAAACTGCTTTCCCAAGTATCATTATACTGCTATCGTTATTGTGCTATTCAACTAACACATTTGCTCAAGAAAAGAGTGAAGACCCAAAAAAACTAGCGAAAAAGGCAAAGAAGTATGTGAACTGGGCTAAAGAATTTATTAGGGTAGAAGAATACCATTTTGCAGCTGATTTGCTGCGTGAAGGGTTGGCTTTGGTCCCTGATAATGAAGAACTCCATTATCATATGGGCATTGTATATCTCCACTCAGTTAGGGAGAATAAGAAGAATGCACTTCCACATTTACAAAAGGCAAGAAAGAGTAAAGAGCCATTTGAGAAAATAGATTACTATATGGGACGCTCCTTCCATTTTAGTCATTTACTGGATTCTGCTTTGCATTATTACGAGACTTACCTTAAGCAAATTCCGGAAGACAACTTGGATGAGCGGGTGAAAGTAACGCGTATGATGCATCAATGTAGAGTAGGGCAATTGTTGATGCGAGATTCCCTAGACGTTGAAATTTTTAATTTAGGTAACAGTATAAACACTGACCGACCTGAAATAGCACCTGTCATCTCAGCAGATGAGCAACTGTTGATTTTTACCTCAAGAAGAGATGATAGTATGGGAGAGGAAATGGACCCTCTTTATGACCTACCTCATGAGGATATTTATGTAGCTGAAAAAGGAGAGGATGGACAGTGGCTTCCGCCTCATAATATTGGCTCCCATATCAATACTGCTGAGCATGATGCGGCAATTGGTGTTTCACCGGATGCCCGTATGCTTTTCATCTACAAAAGTGATGAAAATGATCATAGTGAACTAGCTGGGGATATATATGTCAGTTACTTTGAAAATGGTAAGTGGGGTGTACCTAAAAGACTTCCAGAGCCTATTAATACGCATCATTGGGAGACGCATGCTACCATTACTGCAGATGGGAAAAGCATGTACTTTACCAGTAACCGACCAACTGCTGATGCACAAGGAGGAAAAGATATTTATGTGATTCGTAAGTTGCCAGATGGTTCTTGGGCTGCACCTCAAAATCTAGGAGCCCATATCAATACAAGTTTTGATGAAGAAAGTCCGTTTATTCACCCAGATGGAAATGTACTTTATTTCAGCTCTGAAGGGCATGAAAGTATGGGGGGCTATGATATTTTCTATACTGAGTGGGATGAGGAGAAACAGCGTTGGTCAGCAGTGAAAAATATAGGTTACCCGATTAACACAGCATTTGATGATATATTTTTCTCTGTATCAGCGGATGGTAGCCGTGGTTATTTTTCTTCTATCCGAGACAACAGTTATGGTGGACATGATATTTACATGGTTAACATTCCACAAAGCAAGTCTACGGAGCTGATCGTAATGAGAGGTAAAGTAACAGACTACATTACTGGAAAACCTGTTGAGGCTTCCATCGAAGTGTTTGAGAAAGTAACGAATAAGGAGGTTATCAGAATCAATTCAAATGCAAATAATGGTTATTACTCATTGTTCCTTAAACCAGGTTTTGATTATGGTGTCCGAATTATTAAAGATGGCTACCTTTTCAAATCTTATTACCTGAAAGGACAGGACTACAAGCATTACTTAGAGGTAGAAGAGAATTTTGCATTGAAACCATTGGGTGAGTTCGAGCACGAAGTATTGCAGAATGTCTTCTTTACAGAGTATAATGACCTTATGGTTTCCTCTGAGCCTGAGTTGAATGCAATGGCATCTTTTATTAAGTCGTTAGATGATTACATCGTTGAAATTGCTATACACGCTGCTCCAGAATCAGCTACTGATAGCCTCGTGATGAAGTTTGAAACCCAAGCAAGAGCAGATGCTTTAATAAAGGAACTGGAAAGGTTTGAGTCATTTGGTGAAGAAGACCTTATTGGTAAAGGTTATGGATTGGGTGGAGATTTCCCATTGGCAGATAACAATACAAGGTTAGGACGAGCAAGGAATACACGTGTGGAGTATATCCTTCGTAAAAAGTTACCGAACCTGACCGATTTGGATTATAACACTGTCTTATTGCGAGACAGAAATGAAGATGAGCTATTGGGAGAGATTCCTGTTCCAATTCCAGGTCAGGAAATCAAAATCCCTTATGCGATTACTTTTGAAACAGCGAGTAACTCATTGGGTGTGGAGTCTCAAAAAGCCATAGACCTAATTGTCCGTATGATGGACCGATACCCTGAAATTATGGTTGAAGTAGGAGGACATACGGATAGTGTCGGTAGTGCGGATTATAACTTGATTTTGGGTAGAAGACGCGCAAGGATGATTGCTCAGCAAATTGAGTTTAAAGGAATTGAAAATGCTAGAATCAAGGTGGCTTCATATGGAGAATCCAAACCTATTGAATCCAATGCTACTCCGGAAGGGAGGAAGAAAAATAGAAGGATTACCTTTAAGGCACTGGAGACTCCTTTCAGTGAGGCAAAGGCTCAAGAACAATAA